The nucleotide window ATCACGTCTTCAAGGCGCTGATGCAACTCGTGAAGGCGACACAGGTCGCGATGTTGATCGCCACCCACAACATGGAGTTGGCCGGCCGCATGGACCGGCGGGTGTCGCTCGTCGACGGCCAGGTCGTCGAACTCGAATAACGGCGTTCAGTAAGCGTTGCGGTACCGTTTGTTGCGATATGCCGACGGTCCCTGAGCATGTGCGAAATAGGGGTTGATCACGCACTGTGCCGAGCGGCCCGACGCCGACATGTTGCATTGGGGTAGAGAAGTATAGGCACATTCGTAATAGCTGATCCGGCCATAGACA belongs to Bradyrhizobium icense and includes:
- a CDS encoding DUF3551 domain-containing protein, producing the protein MRILALAILAIGAASAAAPAQAQTYDPRYPVCLHVYGRISYYECAYTSLPQCNMSASGRSAQCVINPYFAHAQGPSAYRNKRYRNAY